Proteins from a genomic interval of Anas platyrhynchos isolate ZD024472 breed Pekin duck chromosome 4, IASCAAS_PekinDuck_T2T, whole genome shotgun sequence:
- the HPSE gene encoding heparanase — MLAPPLLLLLLLLAVPLGQAAELQLGLRGSPRGTVSPAFLSLTLDASLARQPRFITLLSNPKLRTLARGLSPGFLRFGGTSTDFLIFDPHKDSTLEEEILSGLQAEEGACGAQPGFAAVQELLLAQWPSQEKLLLTEHSQKKHKNTTITGHTLDILHGFANCSGFHLVFGLNALLRRRGWEWDSSNAGQLLGYCAQRGYNLSWELGNEPNSFKKKSGIYIDGFQLGRDFIHLRQLLSQHPLYRHAKLYGPDVGQPRKHTQHLLRSFLKSGGKVIDSVTWHHYYVNGRSATREDFLSPAVLDTFATAVRDVLEIVAATVPGKKVWLGETSSAYGGGAPQLSNTYLAGFMWLDKLGLAARQGIDVVMRQVFFGAGSYHLVDASFEPLPDYWLSLLYKRLVGTRVLEVSVVGADARRLRVYLHCTNPQHPKYREGDVTLFALNLYNVSQTLQLPRQLWSKQVDQYLLLPHGKESILSRRVQLNGRLLQMVDEETLPTLHEAALAPGSALGLPAFSYGFYVIRKAKAIACI, encoded by the exons ATGCTGGCAccaccgctgctgctgctgctgctgctgctggctgtgccgctggggcaggcagcggagctgcagctgggactGCGGGGCAGCCCCCGTGGGACGGTGAGCCCAGCCTTCCTCTCCCTCACCCTGGACGCCAGCCTGGCCCGCCAGCCGCGCTTCATCACCTTGCTCAG CAACCCCAAGCTGCGCACCTTGGCCAGAGGGCTCTCCCCAGGATTCCTGAGGTTTGGTGGCACCAGCACGGATTTCCTCATCTTCGATCCCCACAAGGATTCAACTTTGGAAGAGGAAATCCTCTCAGGGCTCCAGGCTGAGGAAG gtgCCTGTGGAGCACAGCCTGGCTTTGCTgcggtgcaggagctgctgctcgcCCAGTGGCCCAGCCAGGAGAAGTTGCTCCTCACGGAGCATTCccagaagaagcacaaaaacaccaccattACAG GGCACACGCTGGACATCCTCCATGGCTTCGCCAACTGCTCAGGCTTCCACCTGGTGTTCGGGCTCAACGCCCTGCTGCGGCGGCGCGGATGGGAGTGGGACAGCTCCAACGccgggcagctgctgggctacTGTGCCCAGCGTGGCTACAACCTCTCCTGGGAGCTGGGCAACG AGCCCAACAGCTTCAAGAAGAAGTCTGGCATCTACATCGATGGCTTCCAGCTGGGCCGGGATTTCATCCACCTGCGCCAGCTGCTGAGCCAGCACCCCCTGTACCGGCACGCCAAGCTCTACGGCCCTGACGTGGGGCAGCCCCGCAAGCACACCCAGCACCTGCTCAGGAG CTTCCTGAAATCCGGAGGGAAGGTGATCGACTCCGTCACCTGGCACCA TTACTACGTGAACGGACGAAGCGCCACGAGGGAGGATTTCTTGAGCCCCGCAGTGCTGGACACCTTTGCCACAGCTGTGCGCGATGTCCTGGAG ATCGTGGCCGCGACGGTGCCTGGCAAGAAGGTTTGGCTGGGCGAGACCAGCTCGGCGTACGGCGGGGGAgccccccagctctccaacACCTACCTGGCTGGCTTCAT GTGGCTGGACAAGCTGGGACTGGCGGCCCGGCAGGGGATCGACGTGGTGATGAGGCAGGTTTTCTTCGGGGCCGGCAGCTATCACCTGGTGGACGCCAGCTTTGAGCCCTTGCCG GACTACTGGCTGTCGCTGCTCTACAAGAGGCTGGTGGGCACCAGAGTGCTGGAGGTCAGCGTGGTGGGAGCAGATGCACGGCGCCTGCGGGTCTACCTGCACTGCACCAACCCCCAGCA CCCCAAGTACCGGGAAGGGGACGTGACGCTGTTCGCCCTGAACCTCTACAACGTGAGCCAgaccctgcagctccccaggcagttGTGGAGCAAGCAGGTGGACCAGTACCTCCTGCTGCCCCATGGCAAGGAGAGCATCCTGTCCAG GAGGGTGCAGCTGAACGGCCGCCTGCTGCAGATGGTGGACGAGGAGACGCTGCCCACGCTCCACGAGGCTGCCCTGGCTCCCGGCAGCGCGCTTGGCCTGCCCGCCTTCTCCTACGGCTTCTACGTGATCAGAAAAGCCAAGGCAATCGCCTGCATCTGA
- the COQ2 gene encoding 4-hydroxybenzoate polyprenyltransferase, mitochondrial isoform X1, translating into MAAGGRGALRTRGPSGSASAGGKMAALLWRLGRAPCGLRAARTALPAAAAAVWPPRFAAAAPPDPRRPLSFSAAELVRAAPGRLQPYLRLMRLHQPAGTWLLYLPCTWSMALAAPPGALPHWPTMALFGAGAVLMRGAGCTINDMWDRDYDKKVGSRAGRCEMIPSSVARTASRPLAAGEISTFQSFVFLGGQLSLALCVLLCLNYYSIVLGAASLTLVVSYPLMKRITYWPQLVLGLTFNWGALLGWSAIRGSCDWSVCLPLYLAGVMWTLVYDTIYAHQDKRDDILIGVKSTALHFKEDTKRWLSGFSMAMLVGLCVAGMNCNQTFPYYSAVAAVGAHLAHQIYTLDIDKPEDCWKKFASNRTVGVLLFVGIVLGNLCKRQESKTVQEPLESR; encoded by the exons ATGGCGGCGGGGGGGAGGGGCGCACTGCGCACGCGCGGCCCCTCCGGAAGCGCTTCGGCCGGCGGCAAGATGGCGGCGCTGCTGTGGCGGCTCGGCCGGGCCCCGTGCGGCCTCCGCGCCGCCCGCACGGCCctgccggccgccgccgccgccgtttgGCCTCCCCGCTtcgccgccgccgctcctccGGACCCACGGCGGCCGCTGAGCTTCTCGGCGGCCGAGCTGGTGCGCGCCGCGCCCGGGCGGCTGCAGCCCTACCTGCGCCTCATGCGCCTGCACCAGCCCGCCG GGACGTGGCTGCTGTACCTGCCCTGCACATGGAGCATGGCGCTGGCCGCGCCGCCGGGAGCCCTGCCCCACTGGCCCACAATGGCCCTCTTCGGCGCCGGGGCCGTGCTCATGCGTGGGGCCGGCTGCACCATCAACGACATGTGGGACCGCGACTACGACAAGAAGGTGGGGAGCCGCGCGGGGCGATGTGAGATGATACCGAGTTCT GTTGCAAGGACAGCAAGCAGACCCCTGGCAGCTGGAGAAATCTCCACTTTTCAGTCCTTCGTTTTTCTCGGGGGACAGCTCAGCCTGGCTCTCTGTGTGCTTCTGTGTCTGAACTACTACAG TATCGTTCTGGGAGCAGCCTCCTTGACTCTTGTGGTCTCCTACCCTCTGATGAAGAGAATCACGTATTGGCCACAGTTAGTTTTGG GACTTACTTTTAACTGGGGAGCCCTTCTTGGGTGGTCTGCCATCCGAGGGTCCTGCGACTGGTCCGTGTGTCTGCCCTTGTACCTGGCTGGAGTCATGTGGACGCTGGTGTACGACACCATCTACGCGCACCAG GACAAGAGGGATGACATCCTTATCGGCGTGAAGTCCACAGCGCTACACTTCAAGGAAGACACAAAGCGGTGGCTCAGTGGCTTCAGCATGGCAATGCTTGTGGGCTTGTGCGTGGCGGGGATGAACTGTAACCAGACCTTCCCTTACTACTCAGCCGTGGCTGCCGTGGGCGCTCACCTGGCACACCAG ATTTACACTTTGGACATAGACAAGCCTGAAGACTGCTGGAAGAAATTTGCATCAAATCGTACTGTAGGGGTTCTGCTCTTCGTAGGGATCGTGCTTGGAAATCTCTGTAAAAGACAAGAGTCGAAAACTGTACAAGAGCCTTTAGAAAGCAGGTAG
- the COQ2 gene encoding 4-hydroxybenzoate polyprenyltransferase, mitochondrial isoform X2: MAAGGRGALRTRGPSGSASAGGKMAALLWRLGRAPCGLRAARTALPAAAAAVWPPRFAAAAPPDPRRPLSFSAAELVRAAPGRLQPYLRLMRLHQPAGTWLLYLPCTWSMALAAPPGALPHWPTMALFGAGAVLMRGAGCTINDMWDRDYDKKVARTASRPLAAGEISTFQSFVFLGGQLSLALCVLLCLNYYSIVLGAASLTLVVSYPLMKRITYWPQLVLGLTFNWGALLGWSAIRGSCDWSVCLPLYLAGVMWTLVYDTIYAHQDKRDDILIGVKSTALHFKEDTKRWLSGFSMAMLVGLCVAGMNCNQTFPYYSAVAAVGAHLAHQIYTLDIDKPEDCWKKFASNRTVGVLLFVGIVLGNLCKRQESKTVQEPLESR; the protein is encoded by the exons ATGGCGGCGGGGGGGAGGGGCGCACTGCGCACGCGCGGCCCCTCCGGAAGCGCTTCGGCCGGCGGCAAGATGGCGGCGCTGCTGTGGCGGCTCGGCCGGGCCCCGTGCGGCCTCCGCGCCGCCCGCACGGCCctgccggccgccgccgccgccgtttgGCCTCCCCGCTtcgccgccgccgctcctccGGACCCACGGCGGCCGCTGAGCTTCTCGGCGGCCGAGCTGGTGCGCGCCGCGCCCGGGCGGCTGCAGCCCTACCTGCGCCTCATGCGCCTGCACCAGCCCGCCG GGACGTGGCTGCTGTACCTGCCCTGCACATGGAGCATGGCGCTGGCCGCGCCGCCGGGAGCCCTGCCCCACTGGCCCACAATGGCCCTCTTCGGCGCCGGGGCCGTGCTCATGCGTGGGGCCGGCTGCACCATCAACGACATGTGGGACCGCGACTACGACAAGAAG GTTGCAAGGACAGCAAGCAGACCCCTGGCAGCTGGAGAAATCTCCACTTTTCAGTCCTTCGTTTTTCTCGGGGGACAGCTCAGCCTGGCTCTCTGTGTGCTTCTGTGTCTGAACTACTACAG TATCGTTCTGGGAGCAGCCTCCTTGACTCTTGTGGTCTCCTACCCTCTGATGAAGAGAATCACGTATTGGCCACAGTTAGTTTTGG GACTTACTTTTAACTGGGGAGCCCTTCTTGGGTGGTCTGCCATCCGAGGGTCCTGCGACTGGTCCGTGTGTCTGCCCTTGTACCTGGCTGGAGTCATGTGGACGCTGGTGTACGACACCATCTACGCGCACCAG GACAAGAGGGATGACATCCTTATCGGCGTGAAGTCCACAGCGCTACACTTCAAGGAAGACACAAAGCGGTGGCTCAGTGGCTTCAGCATGGCAATGCTTGTGGGCTTGTGCGTGGCGGGGATGAACTGTAACCAGACCTTCCCTTACTACTCAGCCGTGGCTGCCGTGGGCGCTCACCTGGCACACCAG ATTTACACTTTGGACATAGACAAGCCTGAAGACTGCTGGAAGAAATTTGCATCAAATCGTACTGTAGGGGTTCTGCTCTTCGTAGGGATCGTGCTTGGAAATCTCTGTAAAAGACAAGAGTCGAAAACTGTACAAGAGCCTTTAGAAAGCAGGTAG
- the PLAC8 gene encoding placenta-specific gene 8 protein isoform X1: protein MAAPTVVTLQPQYVVAGPNVSRAMWQTGLMDCCTDCGVCCCGTFCYPCLGCQVAGDMNECCLCGTSVAMRTLYRTRYNIPGSICSDYCITLWCPVCSVCQIKRDINKRRAMGIFWSAPVYSLQHGGIVHVLDPSGMNVWPQQAAGGPSSPPVPSLTDAVEPVPPAPRKMVAEDCP, encoded by the exons ATGGCCGCTCCCACCGTGGTGACCCTGCAGCCCCAGTACGTGGTGGCCGGGCCCAACGTGTCCAGGGCCATGTGGCAGACGGGGCTGATGGACTGCTGCACCGACTGCGGCGTCT GCTGCTGTGGGACGTTCTGCTACCCCTGCCTGGGCTGCCAGGTGGCCGGGGACATGAACGAGTGCTGCCTCTGTGGGACCAGCGTGGCCATGAGAACCCTGTACCGCACCCGATACAACATCCCG GGCTCCATTTGTTCCGACTACTGCATCACCTTGTGGTGTCCCGTGTGCTCCGTGTGCCAGATCAAAAGGGACATCAACAAGCGGAGGGCGATGGGCATCTTCTGGTCAGCACCCGTTTACTCCCTGCAACACGGGGGCATCGTGCACGTCCTTGACCCGAGCGGGATGAATGTGTGGCCGCAGCAGGCCGCCGGCGGCCCGTCCTCACCTCCCGTCCCTTCACTTACAGATGCCGTGGAGCCCGTGCCGCCTGCGCCCCGCAAGATGGTGGCTGAGGACTGCCCGTGA
- the PLAC8 gene encoding placenta-specific gene 8 protein isoform X2 — translation MAAPTVVTLQPQYVVAGPNVSRAMWQTGLMDCCTDCGVCCCGTFCYPCLGCQVAGDMNECCLCGTSVAMRTLYRTRYNIPGSICSDYCITLWCPVCSVCQIKRDINKRRAMGIF, via the exons ATGGCCGCTCCCACCGTGGTGACCCTGCAGCCCCAGTACGTGGTGGCCGGGCCCAACGTGTCCAGGGCCATGTGGCAGACGGGGCTGATGGACTGCTGCACCGACTGCGGCGTCT GCTGCTGTGGGACGTTCTGCTACCCCTGCCTGGGCTGCCAGGTGGCCGGGGACATGAACGAGTGCTGCCTCTGTGGGACCAGCGTGGCCATGAGAACCCTGTACCGCACCCGATACAACATCCCG GGCTCCATTTGTTCCGACTACTGCATCACCTTGTGGTGTCCCGTGTGCTCCGTGTGCCAGATCAAAAGGGACATCAACAAGCGGAGGGCGATGGGCATCTTCTG A